From Curtobacterium sp. SGAir0471, the proteins below share one genomic window:
- a CDS encoding PadR family transcriptional regulator yields MRPSYDDLDSTTPRRGTRGTGPRGPRFGGARQHHGHGFPGRDRGDHDHGGRGGFGGFGPGGRGFGPGFGPGFGGGPGFGRERRRRGDVRLAILGLLAEGPQNGYAVIKTIAERTGGAWKPSPGSVYPTFQQLVDEDLVVSTGDGRKTLFELTDAGRAEAEAKADEIAAAFDAAPGMPDTQREFVEALRKAMGVLHVYRTSASDEQTKAATAKIDQLRKDLLQILAE; encoded by the coding sequence ATGCGCCCCTCGTACGATGACCTCGACAGCACCACGCCCCGCCGCGGCACCCGCGGCACCGGTCCGCGCGGCCCCCGCTTCGGCGGCGCGCGGCAGCACCACGGCCACGGCTTCCCCGGCCGCGACCGCGGCGACCACGACCACGGTGGTCGCGGCGGCTTCGGTGGCTTCGGCCCCGGCGGACGCGGCTTCGGCCCGGGCTTCGGTCCCGGGTTCGGCGGCGGCCCCGGGTTCGGACGCGAACGCCGCCGTCGCGGCGACGTCCGCCTCGCGATCCTCGGCCTGCTCGCCGAGGGCCCGCAGAACGGCTACGCCGTGATCAAGACCATCGCCGAGCGCACCGGCGGCGCCTGGAAGCCGAGCCCCGGCTCGGTCTACCCGACGTTCCAGCAGCTCGTCGACGAGGACCTCGTCGTCTCGACGGGCGACGGCCGCAAGACGCTCTTCGAGCTCACCGACGCGGGCCGCGCCGAGGCCGAGGCGAAGGCGGACGAGATCGCCGCCGCGTTCGACGCCGCGCCGGGCATGCCCGACACGCAGCGCGAGTTCGTCGAGGCACTCCGCAAGGCCATGGGGGTGCTGCACGTGTACCGCACCAGTGCCTCGGACGAGCAGACGAAGGCCGCGACGGCGAAGATCGACCAGCTCCGCAAGGACCTGCTGCAGATCCTCGCCGAGTAG
- a CDS encoding Fpg/Nei family DNA glycosylase, translating to MPEGDTVFRAARRLHTALAGKVLTRSDFRVPAFATLDLVGRTVDEVVPRGKHLLHRIGDLTVHSHLKMEGRWDVYAPGERWRRPAHQARVVLDAADVSTVGFTLGVLEVVPRDQESEVVGHLGPDLLGPDWDTDRALENLTADPERPIGLALLDQRVLAGLGNVYRNELCFLRGVQPTRPVGQVSDPARVIALAHRLITMNRDRSNRVTTGVDRPGRRFWVYGRAGKPCLRCGTPVRRGELGDSELTLRDTYWCPRCQT from the coding sequence GTGCCCGAGGGTGACACCGTCTTCCGCGCCGCCAGGCGCCTGCACACCGCGCTCGCAGGCAAGGTCCTGACCCGCTCGGACTTCCGGGTCCCCGCGTTCGCGACCCTCGACCTGGTCGGACGGACGGTCGACGAGGTCGTGCCGCGCGGCAAGCACCTGCTGCACCGCATCGGCGACCTCACCGTGCACTCGCACCTGAAGATGGAGGGTCGCTGGGACGTCTACGCGCCCGGTGAGCGGTGGCGACGACCGGCACACCAGGCGCGCGTCGTGCTCGACGCCGCGGACGTCTCGACCGTCGGGTTCACCCTCGGGGTGCTCGAGGTCGTGCCGCGCGACCAGGAGTCCGAGGTCGTCGGGCACCTCGGCCCCGACCTGCTCGGCCCCGACTGGGACACCGACCGGGCGCTGGAGAACCTGACGGCGGACCCGGAGCGCCCGATCGGCCTCGCGCTGCTCGATCAGCGGGTGCTGGCCGGCCTGGGCAACGTGTACCGGAACGAGCTCTGCTTCCTGCGCGGCGTGCAGCCGACGCGGCCGGTGGGACAGGTGTCGGACCCGGCACGGGTGATCGCGCTGGCGCACCGGCTCATCACGATGAACCGCGACCGCAGCAACCGGGTGACGACCGGGGTCGATCGGCCCGGGCGGCGGTTCTGGGTGTACGGCCGCGCGGGCAAGCCCTGTCTGCGGTGCGGGACGCCCGTGCGGCGGGGTGAGCTCGGCGATTCGGAGCTCACGCTGCGGGACACCTACTGGTGCCCGCGCTGCCAGACCTGA
- a CDS encoding glycosyl hydrolase — protein MPYHLRTDGRPAGARRASRPALLVVPLVTSVALLLSACTGTGGTDHPTPSATAADSAAQARAVAALGDVASSTVGTMRLAEGLLPPTNRWFSGLVFGDAPQPVFPTPISWQVTSDGFAAGLPDVTATEKTIAGGAVPQVGFDLGATSTLVSAYDAVSVTVEHRDGDTVLGHSVVAEGSPLVTYTADRDQTITGTAPLDRTGDHTATMSGGGRTWQVVVRDGSVSASGVTLRRGGSVVLLPTPDGASSSQVARLVEAARPLSGTTLERSASGGSQRTTLSYDFDGGAGVLVPQPGQGTEGLTCTDLRVATITGPAPLCTGTALRFGVDTVEPSDRLDLSRLTDGQRETLAAQVRQDASKVDASSYAADSYGGGKDLYRVATLYRLAVALGLDDQAAALKTSVVAELDQWFDPAGCGGRTARCFAYDPEVHGLVGQQASFGSDEFNDHHFHYGYVLSAAAMVADGDASLVQKWRTVADLVAADIASPTATESFPALRVYDPYAQHSWASGYSPFADGNNQESSSEAVSAWNGLARWGAVSGSSTLESTGTWLLSNEAASAQRDVLDPDLSAFPGFTHRVVSLNWGGKRDHATWFSAAAAAPAGIELIPMPAMAGEYVDAGGRQQIQRVLDEAVPDGRYDVQFGDYLLMYRALGGKSDAAAALRDAERLPDAVIDSANTRSYLLAWIMTRGRS, from the coding sequence GTGCCGTACCACCTGCGCACCGACGGCCGCCCTGCGGGCGCACGCCGGGCCTCCCGACCGGCGCTCCTGGTCGTCCCCCTGGTGACGTCCGTCGCCCTGCTGCTGAGCGCGTGCACCGGGACGGGAGGCACGGACCACCCGACCCCGTCGGCCACAGCGGCCGACTCGGCGGCCCAGGCGCGCGCGGTCGCCGCCCTGGGTGACGTCGCGTCGTCCACGGTGGGCACGATGCGCCTGGCCGAAGGGCTCCTGCCGCCGACGAACCGCTGGTTCTCCGGTCTGGTGTTCGGGGACGCCCCGCAGCCGGTGTTCCCGACGCCGATCTCGTGGCAGGTCACCTCCGACGGCTTCGCCGCCGGACTACCGGACGTGACCGCGACCGAGAAGACCATCGCCGGCGGCGCCGTGCCGCAGGTCGGGTTCGACCTCGGGGCGACGAGCACGCTCGTCTCCGCGTACGACGCGGTCTCGGTGACCGTCGAGCACCGCGACGGCGACACGGTGCTCGGGCACTCGGTCGTCGCCGAGGGCTCGCCCCTGGTGACCTACACGGCCGACCGCGACCAGACGATCACCGGCACCGCGCCGCTCGACCGGACCGGCGACCACACGGCGACGATGTCCGGCGGCGGCCGCACCTGGCAGGTCGTCGTGCGGGACGGCTCCGTCTCGGCGTCGGGCGTGACCCTGCGCCGCGGCGGATCGGTGGTGCTCCTGCCGACGCCGGACGGTGCGTCCTCGTCGCAGGTCGCCCGGCTCGTCGAGGCCGCACGGCCGCTCTCCGGCACGACCCTGGAGCGCAGCGCGTCCGGCGGTTCCCAGCGCACCACGCTGTCGTACGACTTCGACGGCGGTGCCGGCGTGCTCGTGCCGCAGCCCGGCCAGGGCACCGAGGGACTGACGTGCACCGACCTGCGCGTCGCGACCATCACGGGTCCCGCCCCGTTGTGCACCGGGACGGCCCTGCGCTTCGGCGTCGACACGGTCGAGCCGTCCGACCGGCTCGACCTGTCCCGCCTGACCGACGGCCAGCGGGAGACCCTGGCGGCACAGGTGCGGCAGGACGCCTCGAAGGTCGACGCCTCGTCGTACGCCGCGGACTCGTACGGCGGCGGGAAGGACCTGTACCGCGTCGCGACGCTCTACCGGCTCGCCGTCGCGCTCGGGCTGGACGACCAGGCCGCGGCGCTGAAGACGTCCGTCGTCGCCGAACTCGACCAGTGGTTCGACCCCGCCGGGTGCGGTGGTCGCACGGCACGGTGCTTCGCGTACGACCCCGAGGTGCACGGCCTCGTCGGGCAGCAGGCGTCGTTCGGCTCCGACGAGTTCAACGACCACCACTTCCACTACGGCTACGTGCTGTCCGCCGCCGCGATGGTGGCCGACGGCGACGCGTCCCTCGTGCAGAAGTGGCGCACCGTCGCGGACCTCGTCGCCGCGGACATCGCCTCGCCGACCGCAACGGAGTCCTTCCCGGCGCTCCGCGTCTACGACCCGTACGCGCAGCACTCGTGGGCGTCCGGCTACTCGCCCTTCGCCGACGGCAACAACCAGGAGTCGTCGTCCGAGGCGGTGTCCGCCTGGAACGGCCTCGCCCGCTGGGGCGCCGTGTCCGGGTCGTCGACGCTCGAGTCGACCGGCACGTGGCTGCTGTCGAACGAGGCAGCGTCTGCGCAGCGCGACGTGCTCGACCCCGACCTGTCCGCGTTCCCGGGCTTCACGCACCGGGTCGTCTCCCTGAACTGGGGCGGCAAGCGCGACCACGCCACGTGGTTCAGCGCGGCCGCAGCGGCCCCCGCGGGCATCGAGCTCATCCCGATGCCGGCGATGGCGGGCGAGTACGTCGACGCGGGCGGGCGGCAGCAGATCCAGCGGGTGCTCGACGAGGCCGTGCCGGACGGCCGGTACGACGTGCAGTTCGGCGACTACCTGCTCATGTACCGCGCCCTCGGCGGGAAGTCCGATGCAGCGGCGGCACTCCGCGACGCCGAGCGGCTGCCGGACGCGGTGATCGACTCGGCGAACACGCGGTCGTACCTGCTCGCGTGGATCATGACGCGGGGCCGGTCGTAG
- a CDS encoding alpha/beta hydrolase has translation MIDADIVQWTRPADERAGTPLLVTMHGVGSNERDLLGLAPALPSAWTIASLRAPMPWGPGFSWYPLGTPGSPALEPVDAAVEGVLDWIDSVAADHPRIGLLGFSQGGSMALQLLRARPGAFAFAVSLSGFVVPGVTDSRDGAVATVRPRVFLGHGDLDPVIPAEATARTRAWAAAHTDVTDRTYAGLPHAVSAEELADVATFMNAS, from the coding sequence GTGATCGATGCGGACATCGTGCAGTGGACCCGCCCGGCCGACGAGCGCGCGGGGACGCCCCTGCTCGTGACGATGCACGGGGTCGGTTCGAACGAGCGTGACCTGCTCGGCCTGGCGCCGGCGCTGCCGTCCGCGTGGACGATCGCGTCGCTCCGTGCACCGATGCCGTGGGGACCCGGGTTCTCCTGGTACCCGCTCGGCACGCCGGGGTCCCCCGCGCTCGAGCCGGTCGACGCCGCCGTCGAGGGCGTCCTCGACTGGATCGACTCGGTGGCCGCCGATCATCCGCGGATCGGGCTGCTCGGGTTCTCGCAGGGTGGCTCGATGGCGCTGCAGCTGCTCCGCGCCCGGCCCGGGGCGTTCGCCTTCGCCGTGTCGCTCTCCGGGTTCGTGGTGCCCGGGGTGACGGACTCCCGCGACGGGGCCGTCGCGACCGTCCGGCCGCGGGTCTTCCTGGGGCACGGCGATCTCGACCCGGTGATCCCGGCCGAGGCCACCGCCCGCACGCGGGCGTGGGCCGCGGCGCACACCGACGTGACCGACCGCACGTACGCCGGCCTGCCGCACGCGGTGTCCGCCGAGGAGCTCGCAGACGTGGCCACCTTCATGAATGCCTCCTGA
- a CDS encoding ATP-dependent helicase — MTDVLDRFSPATAEWFRGAFPGPTAAQAGAWDAISTGQHALVIAPTGSGKTLASFLWSIDRLISATDRPPAKQRTRVLYVSPLKALGVDVERNLRSPLVGITQTARRLGTEPPEVTVGVRSGDTPSSGRQRLLRQPPDVLITTPESLYLMLTSQARETLVNVDTVIVDEVHAVASTKRGAHLAVSLERLDDLLEEPVQRIGLSATVRPAEEVARFLGGRAPVSIIAPPAQKTFDLRVVVPVDDMTELGAPPVGADATESPTNGSIWPHVEERVVDLIEEHRSTIVFANSRRLAERLTARLNEIHEERVLADVAGPEAEVAAVGAAPVTQSPGRASAHAPVAQPKRPPAQVIGQSGQTEGGGSDPAVPALARAHHGSVSKDQRAIIEDDLKSGRLRCVVATSSLELGIDMGEVGLVVQVEAPPSVASGLQRVGRAGHQVGEISRGVLFPKHRADLVNSAVTVERMVSGQIEAISVPANPLDVLAQHTVAAGSVDTVEVEHWFELVRRSAPFSSLPRSAFEATLDLVTGRYPSDEFAELRPRLVWDRVHGTLTGRPGAQRLAVTSGGTIPDRGMFGVFMVGEKASRVGELDEEMVYESRVGDVFALGATSWRIEEITHDRVIVSPAFGQPGRVPFWKGDGIGRPAELGRATGAFVREVDAASDDDARARVAAGGLDERAVTNLLTFLRDQRAATGHVPNDTTLVVERFRDELGDWRLILHSPYGMQVHAPWALAVGARLRERHGIDGDAMAADDGIVVRIPETDAEPPGADLFVFERDDLEALVTDEVGGSALFAARFRECAARALLLPRRNPGQRSPLWQQRQRASQLLEVARKYPTFPIVLETVREVLQDVYDVPALLGISDQIAERRIRLVERETEQPSPFARSILFGYVAAFMYEGDSPLAERRAAALSLDSTLLGELLGRAELRELLDPAVIASVERDLQRLSPDRRARDAEGLVDVLRLVGALELDELVARSWVADSTLPADALDQDAVERTAEDTVDHGTAAATVRSALETLERDRRVLSFSQGGTTRWSVIEDASRLRDALGVPLPIGVPTAFVEPVADPLGDLVGRYARSHGPFSAQEAASRLGLGIAVVQDTLRRLVADRRVVEGEFRPDRQGAEWCDAEMLRRIRTKSLAALRHEVEPVSPDTLARFLPAWQHVQAPGTRGGLRGVDGVLQVIDQLAGVALPASAWETLVLPSRVTDYSTSMLDELTATGEVLWSGGGTLPGNDGWVRLHLAETASTTLAEPDGGETTELQRDVLGALAGGGAYFFRQLGQAVGSTDDQALTTALWDLVWAGQITNDTFAPLRAMLGGKARSTSAPRARAYRGRRRPTLPSQSGPPSVGGRWSILPLAESDSTLRAAATAEQLLERYGVVTRGAVQVEGVRGGFAGVYRVLSRFEESGRARRGYFVEGLGAAQFATSPTVDRLRTYARDLDDDERADPDRERQALTLAATDPANPYGAALPWPSDDASGDPDADPAAAAAGADAGAPAGGRGAAAPAPTRSTTTTGRGHRPGRKAGALVTTVDGRLAVYVERGGKSVLTFTDDPADLAVAARSIAATVRSGLRKLSVERVDGDFVLETPLGSALREAGFTATPQGLRLRV, encoded by the coding sequence ATGACGGACGTCCTCGACCGCTTCTCCCCCGCGACCGCGGAGTGGTTCCGCGGCGCGTTCCCCGGCCCGACCGCTGCACAGGCCGGCGCCTGGGACGCGATCTCCACCGGGCAGCACGCGCTCGTGATCGCCCCGACCGGCTCCGGCAAGACCCTCGCGTCGTTCCTGTGGTCGATCGACCGGCTCATCAGCGCGACCGACCGACCGCCGGCGAAGCAGCGCACCCGCGTGCTGTACGTCTCCCCGCTCAAGGCGCTGGGTGTCGACGTCGAGCGGAACCTCCGCAGTCCGCTGGTCGGCATCACGCAGACCGCCAGGCGCCTCGGGACGGAACCGCCGGAGGTCACGGTGGGTGTCCGGAGCGGTGACACCCCGTCCTCCGGCCGGCAGCGGCTCCTGCGGCAGCCGCCGGACGTCCTCATCACGACGCCCGAGTCGCTCTACCTCATGCTGACGTCGCAGGCGCGCGAGACCCTGGTCAACGTCGACACGGTCATCGTGGACGAGGTCCACGCGGTCGCCTCGACCAAGCGCGGCGCACACCTGGCGGTCTCGCTCGAGCGGCTCGACGACCTGCTCGAGGAGCCCGTGCAGCGGATCGGCCTGTCCGCGACCGTGCGCCCGGCGGAGGAGGTCGCACGGTTCCTCGGCGGCCGCGCGCCGGTGTCGATCATCGCCCCGCCGGCGCAGAAGACCTTCGACCTGCGCGTCGTCGTGCCGGTCGACGACATGACCGAGCTCGGCGCCCCGCCCGTGGGTGCCGACGCCACCGAGTCGCCGACGAACGGGTCGATCTGGCCCCACGTCGAGGAGCGCGTCGTCGACCTCATCGAGGAGCACCGGTCGACGATCGTCTTCGCCAACTCGCGGCGGCTCGCGGAACGCCTGACCGCCCGTCTCAACGAGATCCACGAGGAGCGGGTGCTCGCCGACGTCGCCGGACCGGAGGCCGAGGTCGCCGCCGTCGGCGCGGCCCCGGTCACCCAGTCGCCCGGCCGGGCGTCCGCGCACGCCCCGGTCGCGCAGCCGAAGCGACCCCCGGCGCAGGTGATCGGGCAGTCCGGACAGACCGAGGGCGGCGGCTCCGACCCGGCGGTCCCCGCGCTCGCCCGCGCCCACCACGGCTCCGTCTCGAAGGACCAGCGCGCGATCATCGAGGACGACCTGAAGTCCGGGCGGCTGCGCTGCGTCGTCGCGACCAGCTCCCTCGAGCTCGGCATCGACATGGGCGAGGTCGGCCTCGTCGTGCAGGTCGAGGCACCGCCGTCGGTGGCCAGCGGCCTGCAGCGGGTCGGTCGCGCCGGGCACCAGGTCGGCGAGATCTCGCGCGGCGTGCTGTTCCCGAAGCACCGCGCCGACCTGGTCAACAGCGCGGTCACCGTCGAGCGCATGGTGTCCGGGCAGATCGAGGCGATCTCGGTGCCCGCGAACCCGCTCGACGTGCTCGCGCAGCACACCGTCGCTGCCGGCTCGGTCGACACGGTCGAGGTCGAGCACTGGTTCGAGCTCGTCCGACGGAGCGCACCGTTCAGCTCGCTGCCCCGGTCGGCGTTCGAGGCGACGCTCGACCTGGTGACCGGGCGCTACCCGAGCGACGAGTTCGCCGAGCTCCGGCCACGCCTGGTGTGGGACCGCGTGCACGGCACCCTGACCGGGCGTCCCGGCGCCCAGCGGCTCGCGGTGACGAGCGGCGGCACCATCCCCGACCGCGGCATGTTCGGCGTCTTCATGGTGGGCGAGAAGGCGTCGCGCGTCGGTGAGCTCGACGAGGAGATGGTCTACGAGTCCCGCGTCGGCGACGTCTTCGCCCTCGGCGCGACGAGCTGGCGGATCGAGGAGATCACGCACGACCGGGTGATCGTCAGCCCGGCCTTCGGGCAGCCCGGACGCGTGCCGTTCTGGAAGGGCGACGGCATCGGCCGGCCCGCGGAGCTCGGCCGGGCGACCGGCGCGTTCGTGCGCGAGGTCGACGCCGCGTCCGACGACGACGCCCGCGCGCGGGTCGCCGCCGGCGGACTCGACGAACGAGCGGTGACGAACCTGCTGACGTTCCTGCGCGACCAGCGCGCGGCCACCGGGCACGTGCCGAACGACACCACGCTCGTGGTCGAGCGGTTCCGCGACGAGCTCGGCGACTGGCGGCTCATCCTGCACTCGCCGTACGGCATGCAGGTGCACGCGCCGTGGGCCCTGGCGGTCGGTGCCCGCCTGCGCGAACGACACGGCATCGACGGCGACGCGATGGCGGCCGACGACGGCATCGTCGTGCGGATCCCCGAGACCGACGCCGAGCCACCCGGTGCCGACCTGTTCGTCTTCGAGCGCGACGACCTCGAGGCACTGGTCACCGACGAGGTCGGCGGCTCCGCGCTCTTCGCCGCCCGGTTCCGCGAGTGTGCGGCGCGCGCGCTGCTCCTGCCCCGCCGGAACCCCGGCCAGCGGTCCCCGCTCTGGCAGCAGCGCCAGCGGGCGTCGCAGCTGCTCGAGGTCGCCCGGAAGTACCCGACGTTCCCGATCGTGCTCGAGACCGTGCGCGAGGTCCTGCAGGACGTGTACGACGTCCCGGCGCTCCTCGGCATCTCGGACCAGATCGCCGAGCGCCGCATCCGCCTGGTCGAGCGCGAGACCGAGCAGCCGTCGCCGTTCGCCCGGTCGATCCTGTTCGGGTACGTCGCGGCGTTCATGTACGAGGGCGACTCGCCCCTGGCCGAACGTCGGGCGGCCGCGCTGTCGCTCGACTCCACCCTGCTCGGCGAACTGCTCGGGCGGGCGGAGCTCCGCGAGCTCCTCGACCCCGCGGTCATCGCCTCGGTCGAGCGCGACCTGCAGCGGCTCTCCCCCGACCGTCGTGCACGCGACGCCGAGGGGCTCGTCGACGTGCTGCGTCTCGTCGGCGCCCTCGAGCTGGACGAGCTCGTCGCCCGGAGCTGGGTGGCCGACAGCACGCTCCCCGCGGACGCCCTCGACCAGGACGCCGTCGAGCGCACCGCCGAGGACACCGTCGACCACGGGACCGCGGCCGCGACGGTCCGGTCAGCGCTCGAGACGCTCGAGCGCGACCGCCGGGTGCTCTCCTTCTCGCAGGGCGGTACGACGCGCTGGTCCGTGATCGAGGACGCCTCCCGCCTGCGCGACGCCCTCGGCGTCCCGCTGCCGATCGGCGTGCCGACCGCCTTCGTCGAACCCGTCGCGGACCCCCTCGGCGACCTGGTCGGCCGCTACGCCCGGTCGCACGGACCGTTCTCCGCGCAGGAGGCAGCCAGCCGGCTCGGGCTCGGCATCGCCGTCGTCCAGGACACCCTGCGCCGGCTGGTCGCCGACCGCCGAGTGGTCGAGGGCGAGTTCCGCCCGGACCGACAGGGCGCCGAGTGGTGCGACGCCGAGATGCTCCGCCGCATCCGCACGAAGTCGCTCGCGGCGCTCCGGCACGAGGTCGAGCCGGTCTCGCCGGACACCCTCGCCCGGTTCCTGCCCGCGTGGCAGCACGTCCAGGCACCGGGGACCCGCGGCGGACTCCGGGGCGTGGACGGCGTGCTGCAGGTCATCGACCAGCTGGCCGGGGTCGCCCTGCCCGCGAGCGCGTGGGAGACCCTGGTGCTGCCGTCCCGCGTCACCGACTACTCCACGAGCATGCTCGACGAGCTGACCGCCACCGGCGAGGTCCTCTGGTCCGGCGGTGGCACCCTGCCCGGCAACGACGGGTGGGTGCGCCTGCACCTGGCCGAGACCGCATCGACGACCCTGGCGGAGCCCGACGGCGGCGAGACCACCGAGCTGCAGCGCGACGTGCTCGGGGCCCTGGCCGGCGGCGGCGCCTACTTCTTCCGGCAGCTCGGCCAGGCGGTCGGCAGCACCGACGACCAGGCGCTGACGACCGCGCTGTGGGACCTGGTGTGGGCGGGTCAGATCACGAACGACACGTTCGCACCGCTGCGGGCAATGCTCGGCGGCAAGGCGAGGTCGACCAGCGCGCCCCGCGCCCGGGCCTACCGGGGTCGCCGTCGCCCGACGCTGCCGTCGCAGTCCGGCCCGCCGTCGGTGGGTGGCCGGTGGTCGATCCTGCCGCTCGCCGAGTCCGACTCGACGCTGCGTGCGGCCGCCACCGCGGAGCAGCTGCTCGAGCGGTACGGCGTCGTGACCCGCGGCGCCGTGCAGGTCGAGGGCGTCCGGGGCGGGTTCGCCGGCGTCTACCGGGTGCTCAGCCGGTTCGAGGAGTCGGGCCGTGCACGCCGGGGGTACTTCGTCGAGGGCCTCGGGGCGGCGCAGTTCGCGACGAGCCCGACCGTCGACCGGCTCCGGACCTACGCACGGGACCTCGACGACGACGAACGGGCCGACCCGGACCGCGAGCGCCAGGCACTCACCCTGGCGGCGACGGACCCGGCCAACCCGTACGGCGCGGCACTGCCGTGGCCGTCCGACGACGCGTCGGGAGACCCGGACGCCGACCCCGCTGCCGCCGCTGCCGGGGCGGACGCCGGAGCACCCGCCGGTGGTCGTGGTGCAGCGGCGCCCGCACCCACCCGCTCGACGACCACGACCGGTCGCGGACACCGACCGGGACGCAAGGCCGGAGCCCTCGTGACCACCGTCGACGGGCGCCTCGCGGTCTACGTGGAGCGCGGCGGCAAGTCCGTCCTGACCTTCACCGACGACCCGGCGGACCTCGCGGTCGCGGCGCGGTCCATCGCCGCGACCGTCCGGAGCGGGCTGCGGAAGCTCTCGGTGGAGCGGGTGGACGGCGACTTCGTGCTCGAGACCCCGCTCGGATCGGCGTTGCGCGAGGCGGGGTTCACGGCGACCCCGCAGGGGCTGCGGCTCCGTGTCTGA